In Ctenopharyngodon idella isolate HZGC_01 chromosome 1, HZGC01, whole genome shotgun sequence, a single genomic region encodes these proteins:
- the LOC127515892 gene encoding CD209 antigen-like protein E isoform X1: MELDSIYQNIEHEDVKDTRGPQIQSQSQDEGQKQKQRGSRCLVLMTVCLGLICVLLLVFIIVQHISITAERESLFKSYKNLQDNYTDLTLKNLDLETELRKLYEQGKGRFFISSERKSWSDSRQYCRAHGGDLVIINTEQKQRCISSLVKDFVWIGLTDIEKEGNMKWVDNSPLKQGYWEENEPNNAGGEDCIELDPAKPVLNNWNDIPCSEMTKCVCENFTSVPASS; encoded by the exons ATGGAGTTAGATAGCATTTATCAGAATATTGAACATGAAGATGTAAAGGACACACGTGGACCTCAAATACAGAGTCAAAGCCAGGATGAAGGACAAAAGCAAAAGCAAA GAGGAAGTAGATGTTTGGTGTTGATGACAGTGTGTCTCGGGCTCATTTGTGTTCTTCTGCTGGTCTTCATCATAGTGCAGCACATCTCCATCACAGCAGAGAGAGAATCTCTGTTCAAGAGTTACAAAAACTTACAGGACAATTACACTGATCTAACACTGAAGAACCTGGACTTAGAAACTGAACTAAGGAAGTTATACGAACAAG GCAAAGGCAGGTTTTTCATATCCAGTGAGAGGAAGAGCTGGTCTGACAGCAGGCAGTACTGCAGGGCTCATGGTGGTGATCTGGTCATTATCAACACTGAACAGAAGCAG AGGTGCATATCTTCTTTAGTCAAAGACTTTGTGTGGATTGGTTTGACTGACATTGAGAAGGAGGGCAACATGAAATGGGTGGATAATTCACCACTGAAGCAAGG GTACTGGGAAGAAAATGAGCCGAATAATGCTGGTGGAGAAGACTGTATTGAACTGGATCCTGCAAAACCCGTCCTGAACAACTGGAATGACATCCCATGCTCAGAGATgacaaaatgtgtttgtgaGAATTTCACATCCGTTCCTGCATCTTCATGA
- the LOC127515892 gene encoding CD209 antigen-like protein E isoform X2: MELDSIYQNIEHEDVKDTRGPQIQSQSQDEGQKQKQMQHISITAERESLFKSYKNLQDNYTDLTLKNLDLETELRKLYEQGKGRFFISSERKSWSDSRQYCRAHGGDLVIINTEQKQRCISSLVKDFVWIGLTDIEKEGNMKWVDNSPLKQGYWEENEPNNAGGEDCIELDPAKPVLNNWNDIPCSEMTKCVCENFTSVPASS, from the exons ATGGAGTTAGATAGCATTTATCAGAATATTGAACATGAAGATGTAAAGGACACACGTGGACCTCAAATACAGAGTCAAAGCCAGGATGAAGGACAAAAGCAAAAGCAAA TGCAGCACATCTCCATCACAGCAGAGAGAGAATCTCTGTTCAAGAGTTACAAAAACTTACAGGACAATTACACTGATCTAACACTGAAGAACCTGGACTTAGAAACTGAACTAAGGAAGTTATACGAACAAG GCAAAGGCAGGTTTTTCATATCCAGTGAGAGGAAGAGCTGGTCTGACAGCAGGCAGTACTGCAGGGCTCATGGTGGTGATCTGGTCATTATCAACACTGAACAGAAGCAG AGGTGCATATCTTCTTTAGTCAAAGACTTTGTGTGGATTGGTTTGACTGACATTGAGAAGGAGGGCAACATGAAATGGGTGGATAATTCACCACTGAAGCAAGG GTACTGGGAAGAAAATGAGCCGAATAATGCTGGTGGAGAAGACTGTATTGAACTGGATCCTGCAAAACCCGTCCTGAACAACTGGAATGACATCCCATGCTCAGAGATgacaaaatgtgtttgtgaGAATTTCACATCCGTTCCTGCATCTTCATGA
- the LOC127515808 gene encoding uncharacterized protein LOC127515808 translates to MYRRMRSMGDRNCANEQSGDSQDLRIVLLGVSGAGKSPTGNAILRREVFKESRTRETEIQRGRVEDRNISIIDTPGFFNTHLTDKEMKKQMMKSLYLSNPGPHVFLLIVNSETFKEDKRNVVEQIQENFGAQAFKFTLVLFTGREKMSNREWMLFMDSGNFQDIVSHCRGKHHSINSKSEIIPIHITKLLEKIDEISKENDGQYYKNEIYSVSRTNSRKEKRKQEGKKDRKKEQKNEMRQEPIKIVQETYEMDSVMAERTEKESFISRVRETEITHVGEENIVEEKVVRTSSVRSLANFFERMEEENTVQTPKAGKTRMIWGQNIQQKTTEQHLAKTDLRIMMVGKTGAGKSATGNTILGQKAFKEEQSAQSVTEKCQQHQQVVKGQIISVIDTPGLFDTSISEEKLKEKLVKCVEMSVPGPHAFLLVIRLDVRFTDEEKNAVKWIQKNFGKDAEQYTIVLFTRGDQLDKPIEVFLAQNNQINELVKQCKGGYQVFNNKDEQNQSQVSELIKKIDKMVKENGGGHYTNEMYKSAQRRIMLKKAALVGAGVAGVGAAAAGGALITVTGGMALPAALMAGGVALTGGTTVRAIVDKRKK, encoded by the exons ATGTACAGAAGAATGAGAAGCATGGGAGACAGAAATTGTGCAAATGAGCAGTCAG GTGATTCACAGGATCTGAGGATTGTGCTGCTGGGAGTCTCTGGAGCTGGAAAGAGTCCAACAGGAAATGCAATACTGAGACGAGAGGTGTTTAAAGAGAGCAGAACCAGAGAGACTGAGATACAGAGAGGAAGAGTAGAAGACAGAAACATCTCCATCATCGACACTCCAGGATTCTTCAACACTCACCTGACTGATAAAGAGATGAAGAAGCAGATGATGAAGAGTCTGTATCTCTCTAATCCTGGTCCTCATGTGTTCCTGCTCATTGTCAATTCGGAGACCTTCAAAGAGGACAAGAGGAATGTTGTGGAGCAAATTCAGGAGAACTTTGGAGCTCAAGCTTTCAAGTTTACCCTAGTGCTGTTTACTGGAAGAGAAAAAATGTCTAACAGAGAATGGATGCTCTTTATGGATAGTGGAAATTTTCAAGACATAGTCAGTCACTGCAGAGGTAAACATCACTCCATCAACAGTAAAAGTGAGATTATTCCAATTCACATCACAAAGCTTCTGGAGAAGATTGATGAAATCAGCAAAGAGAATGATGGCCAGTATTACAAAAATGAGATTTACTCAGTTTCTCGAACAAAtagcagaaaagaaaaaagaaaacaagagggaaaaaaggacagaaaaaaagagcaaaagaatGAGATGAGACAAGAGCCAATAAAAATAGTGCAGGAGACATATGAAATGGACAGTGTAATGGCAGAGAGAACAGAAAAGGAAAGTTTTATTTCTCGTGTGAGAGAAACAGAGATAACTCATGTAGGTGAAGAAAACATTGTTGAAGAGAAGGTGGTTCGTACATCATCAGTAAGATCACTGGCAAACTTTTTTGAAAGAATGGAGGAGGAAAATACAGTTCAGACACCAAAAGCTGGAAAAACAAGAATGATATGGGGCCAGAATAtacaacagaaaacaacagaacAACATTTGGCCAAAACag ATCTCAGGATCATGATGGTTGGTAAAACTGGAGCTGGAAAAAGTGCAACAGGAAACACCATCCTGGGACAAAAAGCGTTTAAAGAAGAACAATCTGCTCAGTCTGTGACTGAGAAATGCCAACAACATCAGCAGGTAGTGAAGGGTCAAATCATCTCAGTGATTGACACTCCAGGTCTGTTTGATACATCAATCAGTGAAGAAAAACTGAAGGAGAAACTAGTGAAGTGTGTGGAGATGTCTGTTCCTGGTCCTCATGCGTTTCTGCTGGTCATCAGACTGGACGTGAGATTCACAGATGAGGAGAAAAACGCAGTGAAATGGATTCAGAAGAACTTTGGAAAAGATGCTGAACAATACACCATTGTTCTGTTCACTAGAGGAGATCAGTTAGATAAACCTATAGAGGTGTTTCTGGCACAAAACAATCAGATTAATGAGCTAGTCAAACAGTGTAAAGGTGGTTATCAAGTTTTCAAtaacaaagatgaacaaaatcaatcacAGGTCAGTGAACTGATCAAGAAGATCGACAAAATGGTGAAGGAGAACGGAGGAGGGCATTACACAAACGAGATGTATAAGAGCGCTCAGAGGAGAATAATGCTGAAAAAGGCAGCCTTAGTGGGAGCGGGTGTAGCAGGTGTAGGAGCAGCAGCAGCTGGAGGTGCATTAATTACCGTTACTGGAGGAATGGCACTGCCTGCAGCTTTAATGGCAGGAGGAGTGGCTCTAACAGGAGGAACAACTGTAAGAGCTATTGTAGATAAACGTAAGAAGTAA